In a genomic window of Punica granatum isolate Tunisia-2019 chromosome 6, ASM765513v2, whole genome shotgun sequence:
- the LOC116210380 gene encoding uncharacterized protein LOC116210380, which translates to MPKRRPLVILKRVSNLLKRSVYIAKLSTKPIIPRLILLKKSRKACRKSYHYQFLQEYEFSPSSTPLIGYNTRELNRKRFRGITNSLFYLCGCLGEATTSPAMDGDYAPLALPPAIGDAFLGNTDFDSVDGEEDSVDQRAERFIENFYEEMRMQRRASI; encoded by the coding sequence ATGCCCAAAAGGAGGCCTCTTGTCATCCTCAAGAGGGTCTCGAACCTCCTGAAGAGGTCGGTCTACATTGCCAAGTTGAGCACCAAGCCCATCATCCCGAGGCTCATTCTGCTCAAAAAATCGAGGAAGGCATGCCGGAAGAGCTACCACTACCAGTTCCTCCAAGAGTACGAGTTCTCCCCTTCGAGCACGCCCCTCATTGGCTACAACACCAGGGAATTGAACCGTAAAAGGTTCCGAGGCATCACTAATTCGCTGTTCTATCTATGTGGCTGCTTGGGGGAGGCTACAACGAGTCCCGCAATGGATGGAGATTACGCTCCGCTAGCCCTGCCACCGGCCATTGGAGATGCCTTCCTAGGGAATACGGACTTTGACTCAGTAGACGGGGAAGAAGATTCGGTGGATCAGAGGGCCGAGAGGTTCATCGAGAATTTCTACGAGGAGATGCGAATGCAGCGAAGAGCATCGATCTAG